The following are encoded together in the Scomber scombrus chromosome 7, fScoSco1.1, whole genome shotgun sequence genome:
- the LOC133983132 gene encoding zinc finger BED domain-containing protein 4-like — MLQKEVDKVTHSDSTTETPGTEEPQEKKPHTGSGGQSLLDMHDEILEENSTMQQLAGLTSKTSVQVHGYLSEPPIPRNESPLQYWKSNMSRFPALAKAARKYLSAPCTSVDSERLFSAASHVVDEKRNRIQCEKAEMLLFVKKNLPLLVK, encoded by the exons ATGCTTCAGAAGGAAGTGGACAAAGTGACGCACAGCGACAGTACCACGGAGACACCTGGCACAGAAGAACCGCAGGAGAAGAAGCCGCATACTGGAAGTGGTGGACAGTCGCTACTGGACATGCATGATGAAATTCTGGAGGAAAACTCAACAATGCAACAGCTGGCGGGCCTGACAAGCAAAACAAGTGTGCag GTGCATGGCTATCTGAGTGAGCCCCCCATCCCCAGAAATGAGAGCCCACTGCAGTATTGGAAAAGCAACATGTCCCGCTTCCCTGCCCTGGCCAAAGCAGCACGCAAGTACCTTTCGGCTCCATGTACAAGTGTCGACAGTGAACGTCTCTTCTCCGCTGCATCACATGTTGTCGATGAAAAGAGAAATAGGATCCAATGCGAGAAAGCAGAAATGCTTCTCTTTGTCAAGAAAAACTTGCCTTTGCTGGTGAAGTAG
- the LOC133983998 gene encoding zinc finger protein ZFP2-like, with translation MTSGQRLRELINKRLTAAAEEIFRDFQTTISEYEEEINRQRRLLDIVWKPEIKLHRIELPQQHVYEEEEVLIDQQLCDQERNSSLDQEEPEPPQIEEEQEEPEPSEIKEQLCTSLEGVFQTTISEYEEEINRQRRLLDIVWKPEIKLHRIELPQQHVCKEEEVLTDQQLCDQERNSSLDQEEPEPPQIEEEQEEPEPSEIKEEQEEPEPPQIEDEQVEPEPPQIEEEQEEPEPSEIKEEQEEPEPPQIKEEQEEPEPSEIKEELCTSLEIEQQVLKEETETLMLTPTCEESEDQTLDLSPDETQIDKSTTLKIHNNTLTGKQCFECDTCGKSFVAKGSLCRHLKVHTGEKPYTCDTCGKRFSKQGTLKVHIRVHTGEKPYNCKTCGEKFRHTQMLKIHMRTHTGEKPYPCNTCGKTFTCIKYLKNHMRTHTGENPYPCNTCEKKFSALCFLKVHMRTHTGEKPYPCNTCEKKFSTLGILNVHMRTHTGEKPYPCNTCEKRFSKQKSLKAHMRTHTAEKPYNCKTCGEKFTHTQHLTRHMRTHTGGKPYPCNTCEKKFSKPSILKVHMRTHTGEKPYPCNTCEKRFSRLCFLKVHMRVHTGEKPYPCDTCGKRFRLLNELKVHMTLHTGEKPYPCNTCEKRFSTMSKLKLHTTLHTGEKPYKCKTCGKKFRSTTNLKTHMRTHTGEKPYKCKTCGKKFRCTSNLKSHMRTHTGEKAYPCNTCEKRFSLLGTLKVHMRTHTGEKPYNCKTCGKKFRYTQLLNTHMRTHT, from the exons ATGACTTCAGGTCAGCGTTTGAGAGAGTTAATCAACAAGCgactaactgctgctgctgaagaaataTTCCGAGattttcaaacaactatctCAGAGTACGAAGAAGAGATCAACCGTCAGCGCAGACTGCTGGATATCGTTTGGAAACCTGAAATAAAGCTACACAGAATAG AGCTCCCACAGCAACATGtctatgaggaggaggaggttctcattgaccagcagctctgtgaccaGGAGAGGAACTCAAGTCTGGACCAAGAGGAACCAGAACCTCCACAGATTgaagaggaacaggaagagCCAGAACCTTCAGAAATTAAAGAGCAACTCTGCACCAGTCTGGAAGGAGTTTTTCAAACAACTATCTCAGAGTACGAAGAAGAGATCAACCGTCAGCGCAGACTGCTGGATATCGTTTGGAAACCTGAAATAAAGTTACACAGAATAG AGCTCCCACAGCAACATGTctgtaaggaggaggaggttctcactgaccagcagctctgtgaccaGGAGAGGAACTCAAGTCTGGAccaagaggaaccagagcctccacagattgaagaggaacaagaggaaccagagccatcagagattaaagaggaacaagaggaaccaGAACCTCCACAGATTGAAGATGAACAAGTGgaaccagagcctccacagattgaagaggaacaagaggaaccagagccatcagagattaaagaggaacaagaggaaccagagcctccacagattaaagaggaacaagaggaaccagagccttCAGAGATTAAAGAGGAACTCTGCACCAGTCTTGAGATAGAACAGCAGGTACtgaaggaggagacagaaacCTTGATGTTGACTCCTACTTGTGAGGAAAGTGAAGATCAGACTCTGGACTTGAGTCCTGATGAAACTCAGATTGACAAGTCTACCACTTTAAAGATTCACAATAATACTTTGACAGGGAAACAATGTTTTGaatgtgacacttgtgggaaaTCATTTGTGGCCAAGGGCAGTTTGTGCAGACATCTCAAAGTccatacaggtgagaagccgtataCATGTGACACCTGTGGGAAAAGATTCTCTAAGCAGGGCACATTAAAAGTGCACATAAGAGTccatacaggtgagaagccgtacaATTGCAAAACTTGTGGGGAGAAGTTCAGACATACTCAGATGTTGAAGAttcacatgagaacacacacaggtgagaagccataCCCATGTAACACTTGTGGGAAAACGTTCACATGTATTAAGTACTTGAAGAatcacatgagaacacacacaggtgagaatcCGTATccatgtaacacttgtgagaaaAAATTCTCTGCGCTGTGCTTTTTAAAAgtgcacatgagaacacacacaggtgagaaaccgtatccatgtaacacttgtgagaaaAAATTCTCCACGCTGGGCATATTAAATgtgcacatgagaacacacacaggtgagaagccgtatccatgtaacacttgtgagaaaAGATTCTCTAAGCAGAAAAGCTTAAAAGcgcacatgagaacacacacagctgagaagCCGTACAATTGCAAAACTTGTGGGGAAAAGTTCACACATACTCAGCACTTGACTAgacacatgagaacacacacaggtgggaAGCCGTATccatgtaacacttgtgagaaaAAATTCTCTAAGCCGAGCATATTAAAAgtgcacatgagaacacacacaggtgagaagccgtacccatgtaacacttgtgagaaaAGATTCTCTCGGCTGTGCTTCTTAAAAGTGCACATGAGAGTccatacaggtgagaagccgtatcCATGTGATACCTGTGGGAAAAGATTTCGTCTGCTGAACGAATTAAAAGTACACATGACTCTccatacaggtgagaagccgtacccatgtaacacttgtgagaaaAGATTCTCTACGATGAGCAAATTAAAACTACACACGACTCTccatacaggtgagaagccgtacaAATGCAAAACTTGTGGGAAAAAGTTCAGATCTACTACGAACTTGAAGActcacatgagaacacacacaggtgagaagccgtacaAATGCAAAACTTGTGGGAAAAAGTTCAGATGTACTAGTAACTTGAAGTctcacatgagaacacacacaggtgagaaagCGTACCCATGTAACACTTGTGAAAAAAGATTCTCTCTGCTGGGCacattaaaagtgcacatgagaacacacacaggtgagaagccataCAATTGCAAAACTTGTGGGAAAAAGTTCAGATATACTCAGctcttgaacacacacatgagaacacacacatga